Proteins encoded by one window of Anomalospiza imberbis isolate Cuckoo-Finch-1a 21T00152 chromosome 20, ASM3175350v1, whole genome shotgun sequence:
- the LAT2 gene encoding linker for activation of T-cells family member 2 isoform X1 — MASQPRVPPQLTGSPGRVFQAGFGWAMVQLELWAAAALMLLGAAVSLCVRCQLSATKRESQLNEWRSQLESQQRFEVIRSHTVATRRLEKSKEPEKLSIASKATEELSASHHTGYGSRDESRYQNFLAENCLQEDPAYVEPVSLDHYYNCTRLFKQPRGRSPGKPEKDEDSYSYENVTIGVSQGSDPDEAVDYENSMTILTWKLQQGQAPVTENLDDEPDYINTGPVSGPALLSEQSILHKV, encoded by the exons ATGGCCTCACAGCCCCGTGTGCCCCCACAGCTGACAGGGTCCCCTGGCCGTgtgtttcaggctggatttGGCTGGGCCAtggtgcagctggagctgtgggcGGCCGCGGCGCTGATGCTGCTCGGGGCGGCCGTCAGCCTCTGCGTCAGGTGCCAGCTCT CAGCTACCAAACGGGAGTCACAGCTGAATGAGTGGAGGAGCCA GCTTGAAAGCCAGCAGAGATTTGAGGTGATTCGATCCCATACCG TTGCAACCCGAAGGCTGGAAAAAAGTAAGGAACCTGAAAAGTTATCAATAGCAAg taAAGCCACCGAAGAGCTCAGTGCTTCCCACCACACTGGATATG ggagcagggacgAGTCCAGGTACCAGAATTTCCTGGCAG AGAACTGCCTGCAAGAAGATCCTGCCTATGT GGAGCCCGTGTCTCTGGATCACTACTACAATTGCACCAGGCTCTTCAAACAACCCCGTGGTAGGTCTCCAGGCAAGCCAG AGAAAGACGAGGATTCCTATTCCTATGAAAATGTCACCATTGGAGTGTCTCAGGGCTCTGATCCAG ATGAGGCTGTAGACTATGAGAACAGCATGACAATACTCACATGGAAACTCCAGCAAGGGCAAG CCCCGGTGACAGAAAACCTGGATGATGAGCCAGACTACATCAACACGGGTCCTGTGTCAGGCCCTGCCCTGCTGTCAGAGCAAAG TATTCTGCATAAAGTCTGA
- the LAT2 gene encoding linker for activation of T-cells family member 2 isoform X2: MVDVPSSLLLPAITSSKAGFGWAMVQLELWAAAALMLLGAAVSLCVRCQLSATKRESQLNEWRSQLESQQRFEVIRSHTVATRRLEKSKEPEKLSIASKATEELSASHHTGYGSRDESRYQNFLAENCLQEDPAYVEPVSLDHYYNCTRLFKQPRGRSPGKPEKDEDSYSYENVTIGVSQGSDPDEAVDYENSMTILTWKLQQGQAPVTENLDDEPDYINTGPVSGPALLSEQSILHKV; this comes from the exons gctggatttGGCTGGGCCAtggtgcagctggagctgtgggcGGCCGCGGCGCTGATGCTGCTCGGGGCGGCCGTCAGCCTCTGCGTCAGGTGCCAGCTCT CAGCTACCAAACGGGAGTCACAGCTGAATGAGTGGAGGAGCCA GCTTGAAAGCCAGCAGAGATTTGAGGTGATTCGATCCCATACCG TTGCAACCCGAAGGCTGGAAAAAAGTAAGGAACCTGAAAAGTTATCAATAGCAAg taAAGCCACCGAAGAGCTCAGTGCTTCCCACCACACTGGATATG ggagcagggacgAGTCCAGGTACCAGAATTTCCTGGCAG AGAACTGCCTGCAAGAAGATCCTGCCTATGT GGAGCCCGTGTCTCTGGATCACTACTACAATTGCACCAGGCTCTTCAAACAACCCCGTGGTAGGTCTCCAGGCAAGCCAG AGAAAGACGAGGATTCCTATTCCTATGAAAATGTCACCATTGGAGTGTCTCAGGGCTCTGATCCAG ATGAGGCTGTAGACTATGAGAACAGCATGACAATACTCACATGGAAACTCCAGCAAGGGCAAG CCCCGGTGACAGAAAACCTGGATGATGAGCCAGACTACATCAACACGGGTCCTGTGTCAGGCCCTGCCCTGCTGTCAGAGCAAAG TATTCTGCATAAAGTCTGA